CAGACCGACGACGCCGAGCTGGCGAAGGCCTTCGCGCCGCTCGCCGAGTCGCTCACGGCGAACGAGGAGAAGATCGTCGGCGAGCTGAACGCCGTCCAGGGCAAGCCGGCCGAGATCGGCGGCTACTACCAGCCCGACCCGGCCAAGGCCGCCGCGGTGATGCGCCCGTCGGCCACCTGGAACGAGGCACTCGCGTCCCTGAGCTGACGCGGCTGCCCCTGACAGGGGCCCGGAGGCCCGACAGGGCCTGTTGAGCGCACCTCCGCCCCGGCCGAGCACCGCCCGGCCGGGGCGGAGCCATGTGCACGGGCTACCGGGGCAGCACGAGCTCCAGTCCGAGGAAGCGCGCCAGGTCCTCGATCTCGCGGCCGACCGCCTCGGTCACGGCCCTGTCGAACTCCTCGTCCTCGTGGACCGCGTCGACCCGCAGCACCCCGGCCCTGCGATCGGCCGTGGCGTCGAGCTTGCCCACCAGACTGTCGCCGTACAGGACCGGCAGCGCGAAGTACCCCCAGCGGCGCTTGGCGGCCGGCTTGTACATCTCCAGCTGGTAGTCGAAGGCGAAGAGCTCGGTGGTCCGTCTGCGGTCGTGGATCAGCCGGTCGAACGGCGAGAGCAGGGCGGCGCGTCCGGCGAACGGCTGTCCCAGCCGGGCCGGGTCGACCCGCCACCTGCCCCGCACGCCCTCGATGACGGCCGGCTCACCCGCCTCCCCCACGTCCGCCGGCTCGACCTGGCACTCCGGGCCCCGGGCCCGCGCGATGCCCAGGGCCCGCAACCGGCGCTCGTCCCGGGTGCGCAGCGCCTCCGCCACGGGGATCGCGGGCGTGTCGGGGTAGACCCGCTCGGCCAGGTCCCAGAGCCGCCCGCCGCCGCTTCGTCCCGCCACCGCGACCTCACCGCGCTGCACCATCAGCTCCAGCAGCTTGGTGACATTGCGGTTGTTGCTCCAGCCGCTGGACCGCCACGGCAGCTCGCAGGTGTCCGGCAGTTCGCGGGAGGGCAGCGGGCCCGCCGCGCCGAGCCGGTCGAGAATGTCCCGGCGGCAGGCGTCGTTGGCGGCGACCCACGTGCCGTGGTACTCGCTCCAGGACGTCGGCGTCCCTCGCTCCGGCCACTCGGCCATCTCGGCGCGGTACAGCGCGAGATCCTCGGCGGGCCGGATCATCGCCCGCAGCTCCAACAGCCTCCGGTCCGCCAGCGCGGCGGCCAGGTCGGCCGGTGCGTATCCCGAGGCGCCGAGCCGGCTCCAGGCCACGAGGTCGGCGCTGGGCGCGACGGCGGCGGTGGGGTCGATCTGGAGCAGGGTCAGCCGCCTCACGACGTCCGGCAGCCCGTCCGGCCGGGTGGCGTCCAGCAGTTGGGCGCGCACGGCGATCCGGCGGGCGTCGGTCCGCGAGAGCTCGTGGACGGTCATCGGTGTCACCAGTCCCGGGTGGCGATCAGTTCTTCCGAATCGGCGTCCCCGAAACCGTAGGCGCCGGCCAGGAACCAGAAGTCCTCGGCTATCTCCTCGCGGGCCACGGTCTCGATCTCACTGCCGGCGGCCCAGAACTCGTCCTGGAGGGCGTTGAACTCGTCGGTGGCCGCGTGGGTGAGGGCGTACAGCTCGGCCAGGCCGGCGGGCCGCTCGGCCTCGATGCGCTCGCACAGCCGCAGCAGGATGCCCTTGCCCCGGTCCACCACCGCGTCGGGGTAGTAGTCGTCCCTGTACAGCGCCTTGAGGAACGGGTGCGCGATCACCTGCTCGTTGCTGATGCTCATGCTGTGATGGTGCACCACGCCACTGACAACGCCCCGGGAGCAGCCGTCATGACCTTCGCCGCGCCGTCCTTCGAACTCCTCCCCGGCGCCGAGGACTCCCCCGTCATCCTGCACGTGCCGCACTCCGCGCGGGAGATCCCGCCGGCCGTCCGTGCCGGGATCCTGCTCGACGACCCGGCGCTGGAGCGGGAGTTGGATCACATCGTCGACGCGCACACCGCGGAGCTGGCCGAGGCGGCGGCCGGGGTGGCGGAGAGCCGGCCGTGGCGGTTCGTGAATCGGCTGGCCCGGCTGGTCGTCGATCCGGAGCGGTTTCCCGACGAGCGGGAGGAGATGCTCGCCGTGGGGATGGGGGCCGTGTACACGCGGACCACGCATCTCGCGGAGCTGCGGGCCGCCG
The DNA window shown above is from Streptomyces chartreusis and carries:
- a CDS encoding DNA glycosylase AlkZ-like family protein, encoding MTVHELSRTDARRIAVRAQLLDATRPDGLPDVVRRLTLLQIDPTAAVAPSADLVAWSRLGASGYAPADLAAALADRRLLELRAMIRPAEDLALYRAEMAEWPERGTPTSWSEYHGTWVAANDACRRDILDRLGAAGPLPSRELPDTCELPWRSSGWSNNRNVTKLLELMVQRGEVAVAGRSGGGRLWDLAERVYPDTPAIPVAEALRTRDERRLRALGIARARGPECQVEPADVGEAGEPAVIEGVRGRWRVDPARLGQPFAGRAALLSPFDRLIHDRRRTTELFAFDYQLEMYKPAAKRRWGYFALPVLYGDSLVGKLDATADRRAGVLRVDAVHEDEEFDRAVTEAVGREIEDLARFLGLELVLPR
- a CDS encoding DUF5713 family protein, which encodes MSISNEQVIAHPFLKALYRDDYYPDAVVDRGKGILLRLCERIEAERPAGLAELYALTHAATDEFNALQDEFWAAGSEIETVAREEIAEDFWFLAGAYGFGDADSEELIATRDW